From a region of the Onychomys torridus unplaced genomic scaffold, mOncTor1.1, whole genome shotgun sequence genome:
- the Sfta2 gene encoding surfactant-associated protein 2, with protein sequence MRSLRPLFLILTLLSSTCATGPKVTLKVKLTEAFQAKASQDSSFLDVLQKICLLLHLPSGTNMTLHHKGPSHHLTCRT encoded by the exons ATGAGGTCTTTGAGGCCCCTCTTCCTCATCCTGACCCTCCTCAGCAGCACATGTGCAACAg GGCCAAAGGTGACTTTGAAAGTAAAGCTGACGGAGGCTTTCCAGGCCAAGGCCTCCCAGGACTCCAGCTTTCTCGATGTGCTCCAAAAG atctgcctcctcctccacctcccatcaGGGACCAACATGACCCTCCATCACAAAGGGCCATCACACCATCTAACCTGCAGAACCTGA